Proteins from one Pontibacter korlensis genomic window:
- a CDS encoding DUF3109 family protein, with protein MIVLQNTVISDDVRDQFFVCNLEKCKGACCVEGDLGAPLEEEELQILTDHYDQIKPYMSEAGLKAVDDQGLYIKDWEGDYSTPTIGNRECAYAIYDTDNTLKCAIEQAYYDGKIDWKKPISCHLYPIRITKYDGFEALNYDRWGICSSACSFGQDLGVRVYQFLKEPLIRKYGESWYSELEQLMENEEAAASSK; from the coding sequence ATGATAGTTCTTCAGAATACCGTTATAAGCGACGATGTTCGCGACCAGTTTTTCGTATGTAACCTTGAGAAATGTAAAGGGGCCTGCTGCGTTGAAGGTGATCTGGGAGCACCGCTGGAGGAGGAGGAACTGCAAATTCTTACAGATCATTACGATCAGATAAAGCCGTACATGTCTGAGGCCGGTTTAAAGGCGGTGGATGATCAAGGCTTATATATCAAGGATTGGGAAGGCGATTACTCGACACCAACCATTGGTAACCGTGAGTGTGCCTACGCTATTTACGATACCGACAATACCCTTAAGTGCGCAATTGAGCAGGCTTATTACGATGGTAAAATTGATTGGAAAAAGCCGATCTCCTGCCATCTTTACCCAATCCGAATTACAAAATATGATGGCTTCGAAGCCCTTAACTACGACCGTTGGGGCATCTGCAGTTCAGCCTGTAGCTTTGGTCAGGATCTGGGAGTACGCGTTTATCAGTTTCTAAAAGAACCTCTTATCCGTAAGTATGGCGAGAGCTGGTATAGTGAGCTGGAGCAACTGATGGAAAACGAAGAAGCTGCTGCTTCATCTAAATAA
- a CDS encoding BlaI/MecI/CopY family transcriptional regulator, with translation MERLTQSEEEAMQVLWQLNGGFIKEVLENLHEPKPPYTTLASTVKNLERKGYVQGQKYGNSYRYVPMVRAEDYRKEFMRSFVGSYFRNSYKEVVSFFAKEQEISAEELKEIIQMIEKEKGE, from the coding sequence ATGGAGAGATTAACACAGTCAGAAGAAGAAGCCATGCAGGTGCTATGGCAGCTGAACGGAGGATTTATAAAAGAGGTCCTGGAGAATTTACACGAGCCTAAACCTCCTTATACTACTTTGGCCTCCACTGTAAAGAATTTGGAGCGCAAGGGATATGTGCAAGGGCAAAAGTACGGTAACTCTTACCGCTATGTACCAATGGTAAGAGCAGAGGATTACCGCAAAGAGTTTATGCGCAGCTTTGTTGGTAGCTACTTTCGGAATTCCTACAAAGAGGTAGTTTCCTTTTTTGCCAAGGAGCAGGAGATAAGTGCTGAGGAGTTAAAGGAAATTATCCAGATGATCGAAAAAGAGAAAGGAGAGTGA
- a CDS encoding M56 family metallopeptidase, whose protein sequence is MPAAILYLLKVNLLVLLFYIAYWVLLRKLTFYTYNRYFLLGSLLLSAVFPLLDLSYFYAQPSQLGAEIIILMPDWAGNTYPVQQEPREYWGWLMLVCALGSAVVAVRFILQFVSFWQLHKNSEPASWEGQCFRKLQGEVGPFSFWRTIYLNPKQHTIQELQALLLHEKAHADQLHSLDIILSQLLMIGCWFNPAVWLLQRDVRQNLEFIADQQVLQQGLERKAYQYSLVRVSTQLLDNNLVMSFNFNHIKNRIAMMNKTKSNSLHKLKYLFLPPSVLVLALVVTTSKAEVDLMTQGLNQSINEELQDTTSKKSSVTIVGGEQDGVVYYLDGKRTDADKIKSINPDQIEKVDVLKGERAQSLIGAEEVKGLVVITTKAGKNSSEAQSLQKKLDALQGGTGKSSSFNFSYENTSDSGTAIQVGRDVLYLLDDKEISYEEMKAIDPNNIASVDVVKNKEAVEKYGEKGKNGVVHIKTKN, encoded by the coding sequence ATGCCAGCTGCCATCCTGTACTTGCTGAAAGTTAACCTCTTGGTGTTGTTGTTTTACATAGCCTATTGGGTGCTGCTCCGAAAGCTTACCTTCTATACTTACAACCGTTACTTCCTTCTGGGATCTCTGCTTCTTTCGGCTGTTTTCCCTTTGCTCGACCTGTCATATTTCTATGCACAGCCGTCACAGTTAGGTGCTGAGATTATCATCCTAATGCCTGATTGGGCAGGTAATACTTACCCTGTGCAGCAGGAGCCAAGAGAATACTGGGGTTGGCTTATGCTGGTTTGTGCACTTGGGTCTGCTGTGGTAGCAGTAAGGTTTATACTTCAGTTTGTTTCATTCTGGCAGCTACATAAAAACTCTGAGCCAGCTTCATGGGAGGGGCAGTGTTTCAGAAAGCTGCAAGGTGAGGTGGGGCCTTTCTCCTTTTGGCGCACCATTTATCTTAACCCAAAGCAGCATACCATTCAAGAGTTACAAGCCCTTCTCCTACACGAGAAAGCGCACGCAGATCAGCTCCACAGCCTGGATATTATATTATCGCAGCTGCTGATGATTGGGTGCTGGTTCAATCCAGCTGTATGGTTGCTGCAGCGGGATGTACGGCAGAACCTAGAGTTTATAGCAGATCAGCAAGTGCTACAGCAGGGGCTGGAGCGAAAAGCCTATCAATACAGCCTCGTGCGTGTAAGCACACAGCTGCTGGATAATAACCTGGTTATGAGTTTTAATTTCAATCATATTAAAAACAGAATTGCCATGATGAATAAAACAAAATCAAATTCGCTGCACAAGTTGAAGTACTTGTTTCTGCCTCCTTCCGTGCTGGTGCTAGCTTTAGTTGTTACAACATCTAAAGCAGAAGTAGACCTGATGACGCAAGGGCTTAATCAAAGTATAAATGAGGAGCTGCAAGACACAACCTCAAAGAAATCCTCTGTTACAATTGTAGGTGGAGAGCAGGATGGTGTGGTCTATTATCTGGACGGTAAACGAACAGATGCGGACAAAATCAAGAGTATAAATCCTGACCAGATTGAAAAAGTAGATGTGCTGAAAGGTGAAAGAGCACAGTCACTAATAGGAGCTGAAGAAGTAAAAGGCTTGGTTGTGATCACAACAAAAGCAGGAAAGAATTCTTCAGAAGCGCAGTCACTACAAAAGAAGTTAGACGCTTTGCAAGGCGGTACGGGTAAATCATCAAGTTTCAACTTCTCTTACGAAAACACCTCTGACTCTGGGACTGCTATACAAGTAGGCCGTGATGTACTGTATCTGCTGGATGATAAGGAGATCAGCTATGAGGAAATGAAAGCTATTGACCCTAATAACATAGCTTCTGTTGATGTGGTGAAGAATAAAGAGGCAGTAGAAAAGTATGGCGAAAAGGGTAAAAATGGTGTAGTACACATCAAAACAAAAAACTAA
- a CDS encoding DUF6340 family protein, which yields MRKIITLAFCCTLATLQFSCTSVLYVDKTQPAEVAVANEQWKVAVINRFNSSLLDIKKEKKLAVLEDGARHAFAGAIEGILQDETYDIVYTDTASYRATTYKEGLEREEVQAIDRQHPHHLLLSLEHFDAFLEQETVREQDNSKMAYFTLVTASTWALYDSTGNLLDMMVLTEKDLYNTRPVISGLLAVGPSLGNAGAMINDLAWYTGAGYWSRLSPKPVRFSRSYYSTKNLLPAAHKMAANDWSNAIALLEPLADGSHKKDAARAAYNLAVVYEAMGDIEQAKFWAREAIKRKEKLAALLLPELERY from the coding sequence ATGCGAAAGATTATTACCCTTGCCTTCTGCTGTACATTGGCAACTTTGCAGTTTAGCTGTACCTCGGTGCTATATGTTGACAAAACACAACCAGCCGAAGTAGCCGTAGCAAATGAACAATGGAAAGTAGCGGTAATCAACAGGTTCAACTCCTCCCTGCTGGACATTAAAAAGGAAAAGAAGCTCGCTGTTTTAGAAGATGGAGCAAGACATGCTTTTGCAGGTGCTATTGAGGGCATATTACAGGACGAAACCTACGATATAGTATATACCGACACAGCCAGCTATAGAGCAACAACATATAAGGAGGGACTTGAGCGGGAAGAAGTACAAGCTATTGATAGGCAGCACCCCCACCACCTACTGCTTTCCTTAGAGCATTTCGATGCCTTTCTGGAACAGGAAACGGTCAGGGAGCAGGACAATTCGAAAATGGCCTATTTCACGTTAGTAACTGCCTCAACCTGGGCGTTGTACGACAGCACAGGCAACTTATTAGACATGATGGTTCTTACTGAAAAAGACTTGTACAACACCAGGCCTGTTATCAGTGGCCTGCTGGCTGTTGGTCCTTCCCTGGGAAACGCCGGAGCAATGATAAATGACCTAGCATGGTATACTGGTGCCGGTTACTGGAGCAGGCTTTCTCCTAAGCCAGTAAGGTTTTCACGCTCCTACTACTCAACAAAAAACCTTTTACCGGCAGCTCACAAAATGGCGGCAAACGATTGGTCTAATGCCATTGCATTGCTAGAGCCCCTGGCAGATGGAAGCCACAAGAAAGATGCTGCCAGGGCTGCTTATAACCTGGCGGTTGTATATGAAGCCATGGGTGATATTGAGCAAGCTAAGTTTTGGGCAAGAGAGGCTATCAAACGTAAAGAAAAACTTGCAGCACTACTCCTTCCAGAGTTGGAGCGATATTAG
- the accC gene encoding acetyl-CoA carboxylase biotin carboxylase subunit, with protein sequence MFKKILIANRGEIALRIIRTCKEMGVKTVAVYSTADKESLHVRFADEAVCIGPPPSAQSYLNIPNIIAAAEITNADAIHPGYGFLSENADFSRICAENGIKFIGATPEMINAMGDKASAKDTMKKAGVPTIPGSEGLLKNMEEGIKLAKKIKYPVIIKATAGGGGRGMRIIKSEAEFEKAWNDARTEAKAAFGNDGIYLEKFVEEPRHIEIQLIGDQHGQVAHLSERDCSIQRRHQKLVEETPSPFITDELRDAMGQAAIAGAKAINYEGVGTIEFLVDKNRDFYFMEMNTRIQVEHPITEEVIDYDLIKEQIKVAAGEKITGKNYYPKMHAIECRINAEDPKNGFRPSPGKITTLHLPGGHGVRVDSHVYSGYVIPPNYDSMIAKLIVSAQTREEALVKMKRALSEFVIEGIKTTVPFHLKLMDDKGFKEGDFTTKYLDDFDFNSID encoded by the coding sequence ATGTTTAAAAAAATACTCATTGCTAACCGTGGCGAAATCGCCCTGCGCATTATCCGCACTTGTAAGGAGATGGGCGTTAAGACGGTTGCAGTATACTCTACAGCCGATAAAGAAAGCTTACACGTGCGTTTTGCCGATGAAGCTGTCTGCATTGGGCCTCCTCCGAGTGCTCAGTCATACCTGAACATTCCTAACATTATTGCGGCAGCAGAAATTACCAATGCTGATGCCATTCACCCTGGCTACGGCTTCCTTTCTGAGAACGCTGATTTTTCACGCATCTGTGCAGAGAACGGCATTAAGTTTATTGGCGCAACTCCGGAGATGATCAATGCCATGGGCGATAAGGCTTCAGCCAAAGACACCATGAAAAAAGCAGGTGTACCTACCATTCCTGGTTCTGAAGGTTTGCTCAAGAACATGGAAGAAGGTATCAAGCTTGCTAAAAAAATCAAATACCCGGTTATCATCAAGGCAACTGCTGGTGGTGGTGGTCGTGGTATGCGAATTATCAAGAGCGAAGCCGAATTCGAGAAGGCTTGGAACGATGCGCGTACTGAGGCTAAAGCTGCTTTCGGTAACGATGGTATCTACCTTGAGAAATTTGTAGAGGAGCCACGCCACATCGAGATCCAGCTTATCGGTGACCAGCATGGCCAGGTTGCTCACTTATCAGAGCGTGACTGCTCTATCCAGCGCCGCCACCAAAAACTGGTAGAGGAAACTCCTTCCCCGTTCATAACAGATGAGCTTCGTGATGCAATGGGACAGGCTGCTATTGCCGGTGCCAAAGCCATCAACTACGAAGGTGTTGGTACTATCGAGTTCCTGGTAGACAAGAACCGTGACTTCTACTTCATGGAGATGAATACTCGTATCCAGGTAGAGCACCCAATTACAGAGGAGGTAATCGACTACGACCTGATCAAGGAGCAAATTAAGGTAGCTGCTGGTGAGAAAATCACTGGTAAGAACTACTACCCTAAGATGCACGCTATTGAGTGCCGCATCAACGCTGAGGACCCGAAGAACGGCTTCCGTCCAAGCCCAGGGAAAATCACTACCCTGCACCTGCCAGGTGGCCATGGCGTACGTGTAGACTCACACGTATACTCTGGCTATGTAATCCCACCAAACTACGACTCTATGATCGCGAAGCTGATCGTGAGTGCGCAGACACGTGAGGAAGCCCTTGTGAAGATGAAGCGTGCTCTGAGTGAGTTCGTAATCGAAGGCATCAAGACCACCGTTCCTTTCCACCTTAAGTTGATGGATGACAAAGGCTTTAAGGAGGGGGACTTCACCACCAAATATCTGGATGACTTTGACTTCAACTCTATTGACTAA
- the accB gene encoding acetyl-CoA carboxylase biotin carboxyl carrier protein has translation MKAKEIQELIDFIAKSGLNKVNIETEEFKISVKRDPDQKVTYVKGAEPAHQAAPAPVAAPQAAPAPAPAAPAPASDESKYVAIKAPMIGTFYRASSPDTPMFVNVGDEVKKGQVICIIEAMKLFNEIESEVSGKIVKVLVDNASPVEYDQPLFLVDPS, from the coding sequence ATGAAAGCGAAAGAAATCCAGGAACTAATCGACTTTATCGCCAAATCTGGCCTGAATAAAGTAAACATCGAAACAGAAGAATTTAAGATCTCAGTAAAGCGTGATCCGGACCAGAAGGTAACTTATGTGAAAGGTGCTGAGCCAGCTCATCAGGCAGCCCCTGCTCCTGTCGCTGCTCCACAAGCTGCACCGGCTCCTGCTCCTGCTGCGCCAGCGCCAGCTTCTGACGAGAGCAAATATGTGGCTATCAAGGCTCCAATGATCGGTACTTTCTACCGCGCATCAAGCCCGGATACTCCAATGTTTGTAAACGTTGGCGACGAAGTGAAAAAAGGCCAGGTGATCTGCATCATCGAAGCCATGAAGCTTTTCAACGAGATCGAATCAGAAGTATCAGGCAAGATTGTTAAAGTGTTGGTAGACAATGCTTCTCCAGTAGAGTACGATCAGCCTCTGTTCCTGGTAGACCCAAGCTAA
- the efp gene encoding elongation factor P, whose amino-acid sequence MATTADIKNGVVIEFNNDLYQVIDFQHVKPGKGPAFVRTKLRNVRSGKVIDNTFSAGHKITTARVEQRPHQFIYKDDLGYHFMDMNSFEQVSLEDAMVPFADLMKEGQEVTILFHAETETPLTCEIPPFVELTITYTEPGIKGDTATNASKPAIVETGATIQVPLFIGQDEKIKVDTRTYSYAERVK is encoded by the coding sequence ATGGCAACCACAGCTGATATTAAGAACGGCGTTGTGATTGAGTTTAACAACGACCTGTACCAGGTAATTGACTTCCAGCACGTAAAGCCAGGCAAAGGTCCTGCTTTCGTAAGAACAAAGCTGAGAAACGTAAGATCCGGCAAAGTGATTGACAACACATTCTCGGCTGGTCATAAAATCACAACTGCCCGTGTAGAGCAGCGTCCGCATCAGTTCATCTACAAAGATGACCTAGGTTACCACTTCATGGACATGAACTCTTTTGAGCAAGTTTCGCTGGAAGATGCCATGGTGCCATTTGCTGACCTGATGAAAGAAGGTCAGGAGGTAACTATCCTTTTCCACGCAGAGACAGAGACGCCGCTTACATGCGAGATCCCTCCTTTTGTGGAATTGACCATTACGTACACTGAGCCAGGTATAAAAGGAGATACAGCTACTAACGCTTCTAAGCCAGCTATTGTGGAGACAGGTGCTACCATCCAGGTGCCACTGTTTATTGGTCAGGACGAAAAAATTAAAGTAGATACTCGTACGTATTCATACGCAGAAAGAGTTAAATAA
- a CDS encoding glycosyltransferase family 87 protein gives MSTSKFFSSRFAWSYAILFAGILLLVGEIINGRFWMHDLEVYYRTAERMLNGSEIYRIESDGHYVYKYSPTAGMYFIPFIILPFAAAKIVFWLLLVLLAIVVLQTLYRYVSDGETAVTAKRKNIILLLSFLAVGAHIHREWHLGQVNFVLLALYVCMAVLWLSKKPVAAGVVLAATLFIKPFGLIFIPYLILKKKLSILLSAALAVVVLGLLPFILYPSAEAFTGLYQGWIQELLIEMSAKQELFASGNHTIFSVLARYTPIKFLLFNETAIKVYQLTLLACIAGFVLYIVRQGESLKQNILIDVAVLTALIPLFAFTSLNAFLFTLPCIVILLYYFPSLSTVAKILTVAGCVLIGINIRDLMGGDLYRFLERESVYTFGTVALLIAMTLLRLNIKKQRHNTGKIYQRNLAQK, from the coding sequence ATGTCTACAAGTAAATTTTTCTCCTCCAGGTTTGCCTGGTCCTACGCCATTCTCTTTGCAGGAATTTTGCTGCTAGTTGGCGAAATCATAAACGGTAGGTTCTGGATGCACGACCTGGAAGTGTACTACAGAACCGCAGAACGAATGCTGAACGGCAGTGAAATTTACCGAATCGAATCAGACGGACACTATGTCTACAAGTACTCCCCTACAGCTGGCATGTACTTTATTCCTTTCATCATACTGCCTTTTGCTGCTGCTAAAATTGTTTTCTGGTTACTGCTGGTTTTGTTAGCCATAGTTGTTTTGCAAACCTTGTACAGATATGTGTCAGACGGTGAGACAGCTGTTACAGCAAAGCGAAAAAACATAATCCTGCTACTCTCCTTTCTTGCTGTAGGAGCACACATACACCGGGAGTGGCACTTGGGACAGGTAAACTTTGTGCTACTGGCACTTTATGTATGCATGGCCGTTTTGTGGCTGAGCAAAAAACCTGTAGCTGCGGGTGTGGTTTTAGCTGCAACGCTGTTCATCAAGCCTTTTGGATTAATCTTCATACCATACCTTATACTAAAAAAGAAGTTGAGCATACTCCTTTCTGCTGCTTTGGCGGTTGTAGTACTTGGGCTTCTACCATTTATACTTTACCCATCTGCCGAAGCTTTTACAGGTCTTTACCAAGGATGGATTCAGGAACTGCTGATAGAAATGAGTGCCAAACAGGAGCTCTTCGCAAGCGGCAACCACACCATCTTTTCTGTACTGGCTCGTTATACTCCGATAAAATTCTTACTCTTCAACGAGACGGCCATTAAAGTTTATCAGCTAACGCTACTGGCATGCATAGCTGGCTTTGTGCTCTACATTGTTCGCCAGGGTGAAAGCCTGAAGCAAAATATACTCATTGATGTAGCTGTACTGACGGCTCTTATTCCTTTATTTGCCTTTACAAGCCTAAATGCTTTTCTGTTTACACTACCTTGCATTGTAATTCTGCTGTACTACTTTCCATCCCTTAGTACAGTGGCAAAGATTTTAACTGTTGCAGGCTGTGTACTTATAGGTATTAATATCCGAGATTTGATGGGGGGCGATTTATATCGTTTCTTAGAGAGAGAGTCTGTTTATACTTTCGGTACGGTGGCCTTGTTGATAGCGATGACCCTTCTACGTTTAAACATAAAAAAGCAGCGTCATAACACAGGTAAAATATACCAGCGCAACCTTGCCCAAAAATAA
- a CDS encoding TIGR02757 family protein, with amino-acid sequence MIQPDLASVKALLDDRVEKYNQPNFIPHDPVSIPHRFSKKQDIEISGFFAAILAWGQRKTIINNCIKLMNLMDNAPHDFILNHQEQDLQRLLGFKHRTFNDTDLLYLIHFFRWYYSQHDSLETAFTGEHNEIATQKERLEYFHNLVFGLEDAPQRTRKHIATPARKSACKRLNMYLRWMVRKDNGGVDFGIWQTMPMSDLVCPCDVHVERVARRLGLITRQGMDWLTAEELTAHLRTFDPEDPVKYDYALFGLGVEEKF; translated from the coding sequence ATGATACAACCTGACTTAGCCTCTGTAAAAGCTCTGCTCGATGATCGGGTAGAGAAGTATAACCAACCTAATTTTATACCTCATGACCCGGTGTCAATACCACACCGTTTCTCAAAGAAGCAGGATATTGAGATTAGTGGCTTTTTTGCGGCAATACTTGCCTGGGGGCAGCGAAAAACTATCATTAACAACTGCATCAAGCTGATGAACCTGATGGATAATGCACCCCATGATTTTATCCTTAACCATCAGGAGCAGGACCTGCAGCGGCTATTAGGCTTTAAGCACCGCACCTTTAACGATACAGATCTGCTCTACCTGATTCACTTTTTCCGATGGTACTACAGCCAGCATGACAGCCTTGAGACAGCTTTTACAGGTGAACATAATGAAATCGCAACTCAAAAAGAGCGGCTGGAGTATTTTCATAACCTTGTGTTTGGCCTTGAGGATGCGCCGCAAAGAACCCGTAAGCATATTGCCACTCCTGCCCGAAAGTCGGCCTGTAAACGCCTGAACATGTACCTGCGCTGGATGGTCCGGAAGGACAACGGGGGAGTTGACTTTGGTATTTGGCAAACCATGCCAATGAGCGACTTGGTCTGTCCCTGCGATGTGCACGTGGAGCGGGTAGCACGCCGCCTTGGTCTTATCACCCGGCAAGGGATGGATTGGTTAACTGCTGAGGAGTTAACAGCGCACCTAAGAACCTTCGATCCGGAAGACCCGGTAAAGTATGACTATGCCCTTTTTGGGCTAGGCGTGGAAGAAAAATTCTGA
- the proC gene encoding pyrroline-5-carboxylate reductase: MHTDNVAILGTGNLGKSIAEGLLNNGQYQPENIYVTRRNTKSLQYLKDKGVQVTSDNAFAVKNSRFVMLCVQPAHLQSVLDEIKPYLDPEKHVLLSVIAGVTIDYIRDIVGDFAIVRSMPNTAIAVQQSMTCLAFNEKAALVEEQVKGIFNCVGETLVIEEELMAGATVLCSSGIAFNMRFIRAVTQGGIQLGLDAEDAQKIAVQVSKGASTLLTINKSHPEQEIDKVTTPEGCTITGLNEMEHQGLSSAVIKGLVGSHRRILDLKEQREKEAAL; encoded by the coding sequence ATGCACACAGATAACGTAGCCATCCTGGGAACGGGAAACCTCGGTAAATCAATTGCAGAAGGACTCTTAAACAACGGGCAATACCAGCCTGAAAACATCTACGTAACCAGGAGAAACACGAAATCATTACAATATTTAAAAGACAAAGGAGTACAGGTAACCAGCGACAATGCCTTTGCTGTAAAGAACAGCCGCTTTGTGATGCTGTGCGTACAGCCAGCGCACCTGCAGAGCGTTCTGGATGAGATAAAGCCTTATCTAGATCCGGAAAAGCATGTGTTGCTAAGTGTTATTGCAGGTGTTACTATTGATTACATCAGAGATATAGTAGGTGACTTTGCTATCGTGCGCAGCATGCCTAATACGGCCATTGCAGTACAGCAGTCAATGACTTGCCTTGCCTTCAATGAGAAGGCTGCACTGGTAGAAGAGCAGGTAAAAGGAATTTTCAACTGTGTAGGCGAGACGCTTGTGATTGAGGAAGAGCTGATGGCAGGTGCCACTGTACTTTGCTCAAGTGGTATTGCCTTTAACATGCGCTTTATTAGAGCCGTTACGCAAGGTGGTATACAGTTGGGCCTTGATGCTGAGGATGCGCAGAAAATTGCTGTGCAGGTAAGTAAAGGGGCATCTACTTTGTTGACCATCAATAAGTCTCACCCAGAGCAGGAAATTGATAAAGTAACTACACCAGAAGGCTGCACCATAACTGGCCTTAACGAAATGGAACACCAGGGCCTAAGTTCTGCAGTTATAAAAGGCTTAGTAGGGTCACACAGGAGAATCCTGGATTTGAAAGAGCAGCGCGAGAAAGAAGCTGCTTTGTAA
- the proB gene encoding glutamate 5-kinase — protein MNHQPQLVVVKIGSNVLTQKDGSPDRQRMASLVKQIAYLKEQGLQVVLVSSGAVAFARNNIKIEDKTESVVRKQILASVGQIDIVQSYKSLFQEAGHQIAQIVVTPQDFLSRRHYLNIKNCLLGLLNHNIIPIINENDAVAVTELMFTDNDELASMTAAMIDADTLILLTNVDGIYKGHPDNPDSILIERVSRKTSGISRYITTSKSSFGRGGMSSKMKMARKAAYLGIHVFIANGNRDNVLLDFHNGNLKATYFEPDSSKPNLKKWVAHSDNYTKGEVIVNEGAKEALHAEDAASLLPVGIVGISGNFSKGDIIRIKDENGENLGLGKAEYGSKKASMTLGLSNQKPIIHYNYLYLFKYHSL, from the coding sequence ATGAATCATCAGCCACAGCTAGTTGTCGTGAAAATCGGATCTAACGTGCTAACCCAGAAGGATGGCTCGCCAGATAGGCAACGCATGGCTTCTCTTGTAAAACAAATTGCTTACCTGAAAGAACAGGGCCTGCAGGTGGTGCTGGTCTCTTCGGGGGCAGTTGCCTTTGCAAGAAACAACATCAAAATTGAAGACAAAACTGAGTCTGTTGTAAGGAAACAGATATTAGCCTCCGTAGGCCAGATTGATATTGTGCAGTCCTACAAATCTCTCTTTCAGGAGGCCGGGCACCAGATTGCCCAGATCGTGGTTACCCCGCAGGACTTCCTGTCGCGACGCCACTACCTTAACATAAAAAACTGCCTGCTTGGCCTGCTTAACCACAACATCATCCCAATCATTAATGAGAACGATGCAGTGGCCGTAACAGAGCTGATGTTTACCGATAACGATGAGCTGGCAAGTATGACGGCCGCCATGATTGATGCAGATACGCTTATTCTGCTTACTAACGTTGACGGCATCTACAAAGGCCATCCAGATAATCCGGACTCAATATTAATTGAGCGGGTAAGCCGCAAGACCTCCGGTATAAGTCGCTATATTACTACATCCAAATCGAGCTTTGGGCGTGGCGGAATGAGCAGCAAAATGAAAATGGCTCGTAAAGCAGCCTATTTGGGTATACATGTATTTATAGCCAATGGCAACCGCGACAATGTGTTGCTGGATTTCCACAACGGTAATCTGAAAGCTACTTACTTCGAGCCAGACTCATCTAAGCCTAACCTTAAAAAATGGGTAGCGCATAGCGATAACTACACAAAAGGGGAAGTGATAGTGAATGAAGGAGCTAAAGAGGCATTACACGCTGAGGATGCAGCTAGTCTGCTACCGGTAGGCATAGTTGGCATAAGCGGTAATTTCTCTAAAGGTGATATAATCAGGATTAAGGATGAAAACGGTGAAAATCTTGGTCTTGGTAAAGCTGAGTATGGTTCTAAAAAAGCATCCATGACTTTAGGACTGAGCAACCAGAAGCCCATCATCCACTACAATTATTTATACTTATTCAAGTACCACAGCCTATAA